In the genome of Tannockella kyphosi, one region contains:
- the ltrA gene encoding group II intron reverse transcriptase/maturase produces the protein MQETKPFNISKQAFVKAFELVKANRGTYGIDNITIEMFEADYKNNMYKLWNRMSSGTYFPKPVKAVDIPKKSGGTRTLGIPTVEDRIAQMVVKLYFEPNVEKIFYENSYGYRPNKSAIQAVGVTRERCWRRDWVLEFDIKGLFDNIRHDYLMEMVARHTKDEWIKLYIQRWLTTPFQKEDGTKIERRSGTPQGGVISPVLANLFLHYTFDEYMTKQFPNIPWVRYADDGVTHCVSLKQAQYLLKKLEERFQLLGLELNLEKTKIVYCKDDDRKEEYPNVSFDFLGYTFRARGSKNKYGKYFVNFLPAISDKAKKAIRKEVRSWKIQFKVDKSLEDIANMFNKKIQGWINYYGHFYKSEMYDVLRYINRRLIYWVRRKYKRRNSNRRAERWLGGVARRDTRLFAHWKLGILPAINDGSRMS, from the coding sequence TGTTCGAAGCAGACTACAAGAATAACATGTATAAGCTTTGGAATAGAATGTCATCAGGAACATATTTCCCAAAACCAGTAAAAGCAGTGGATATACCAAAGAAAAGTGGTGGGACAAGAACACTTGGAATACCAACAGTGGAAGATAGGATAGCACAAATGGTTGTAAAGTTATACTTCGAACCAAATGTAGAGAAAATCTTCTATGAAAATTCATATGGGTATCGACCAAATAAGTCTGCAATACAAGCTGTAGGGGTAACTAGGGAAAGGTGTTGGAGAAGAGACTGGGTATTAGAATTTGATATCAAAGGACTGTTTGACAACATAAGACATGACTATCTAATGGAAATGGTAGCAAGACATACCAAAGATGAATGGATAAAACTATACATACAAAGATGGCTTACAACACCATTCCAAAAAGAAGATGGAACAAAAATAGAAAGAAGATCTGGAACACCACAGGGTGGGGTAATCAGTCCAGTACTAGCGAATCTATTTTTGCACTATACTTTTGATGAGTATATGACAAAACAATTTCCTAATATTCCATGGGTGAGATATGCAGACGATGGAGTAACGCATTGTGTATCACTTAAACAAGCGCAGTACCTATTAAAGAAACTAGAAGAAAGATTTCAACTACTAGGACTAGAATTAAACCTAGAGAAAACGAAAATAGTATATTGTAAAGATGATGACAGGAAAGAAGAGTATCCTAACGTATCATTTGATTTTCTAGGATATACATTTCGAGCTAGAGGGAGTAAGAACAAGTATGGAAAATATTTTGTAAACTTCCTACCAGCTATAAGTGATAAAGCGAAGAAAGCAATTCGCAAAGAAGTAAGAAGTTGGAAAATACAATTTAAAGTAGATAAAAGTTTAGAAGATATAGCAAATATGTTCAATAAGAAAATCCAAGGTTGGATTAATTATTATGGACATTTCTATAAATCTGAAATGTACGATGTATTGAGATATATTAATAGACGTTTAATTTACTGGGTGCGAAGAAAGTACAAAAGGCGAAACTCAAACAGAAGAGCTGAAAGATGGTTAGGTGGTGTGGCAAGAAGAGACACCAGACTATTTGCACACTGGAAACTAGGAATATTACCGGCGATAAATGATGGGAGCCGTATGAGCTGA